The following proteins are co-located in the Agromyces laixinhei genome:
- a CDS encoding class I SAM-dependent methyltransferase, whose protein sequence is MISKVSCAYSRRAVEYTALFGSMSPVHPSDCQLVSTWAQGIEGRVIDAGCGPGQWTNFLTELGLTASGVDLVREFIERARREYPGVPFEVGDLDNLDCETETVGGVLSWYSLIHHDPGTIRQPLREFRRALSPRGTLLIGFFEGAVVERFDHAVTPAYRWPVGDLSDELLAAGFDVVESHVRTTTGQRPQAAIIAQRAGTR, encoded by the coding sequence GTGATCAGCAAGGTCAGCTGCGCGTACTCCCGGCGGGCAGTGGAGTACACCGCTCTCTTCGGCTCGATGAGCCCCGTTCATCCCTCAGATTGTCAACTTGTATCGACTTGGGCGCAAGGGATCGAAGGTCGCGTGATCGATGCCGGCTGCGGCCCTGGCCAATGGACCAACTTCCTCACTGAACTCGGGCTGACTGCCAGCGGCGTGGATTTGGTGCGCGAATTCATCGAACGTGCCCGGCGCGAATACCCAGGCGTTCCATTCGAGGTCGGCGACCTCGACAATCTCGACTGCGAAACGGAAACGGTTGGCGGCGTCCTCTCTTGGTACTCCCTCATCCATCATGACCCCGGCACGATACGCCAGCCTTTGAGGGAGTTCCGTCGCGCACTCAGCCCGAGAGGCACGCTGCTCATCGGGTTCTTCGAGGGTGCCGTGGTTGAGCGGTTCGATCACGCAGTCACCCCGGCATACCGCTGGCCAGTTGGAGATCTCAGCGACGAACTACTCGCCGCCGGCTTCGATGTGGTCGAATCTCACGTCAGGACGACGACGGGCCAGCGGCCGCAGGCAGCGATCATTGCCCAACGGGCGGGCACCCGGTAA
- a CDS encoding MazG nucleotide pyrophosphohydrolase domain-containing protein, whose product MDIARMGQEVEEVSAFYAERHNIDRTDDWLMLKLNEEVGELTQAYLARAGQARDKGRSDHELDADFSEELADVLAQVLLIANRFGVDLASQVDRKWLVWKPSR is encoded by the coding sequence ATGGACATCGCGAGAATGGGCCAAGAGGTCGAGGAAGTCTCGGCGTTCTATGCCGAGCGGCACAACATCGACCGAACAGACGACTGGCTGATGTTAAAGCTGAACGAGGAGGTCGGAGAGCTCACGCAGGCCTACCTCGCACGAGCAGGTCAGGCGCGTGACAAAGGACGAAGCGATCACGAACTCGATGCGGACTTCAGCGAAGAGTTGGCTGACGTACTCGCTCAGGTGCTCCTCATCGCGAATCGCTTCGGCGTTGACCTTGCCAGCCAGGTCGACCGAAAGTGGCTCGTCTGGAAGCCATCCCGATAG